One window from the genome of Crassostrea angulata isolate pt1a10 chromosome 2, ASM2561291v2, whole genome shotgun sequence encodes:
- the LOC128173068 gene encoding uncharacterized protein LOC128173068 produces MDYNPDESLSDGTNVDNNDNFIPFQWILLCVFFPAYTLLVFYSKTCTNKVKKPTCDCKYSDGIYTVSISAEEHWNALCVICKYVAGYLTVPFLLVSLIMSITTNLPSQRYLFEVIVIEFLACIFLLCCFCHGGFFNSTTSCKEIIQDIRRQKVELLTSLDGTMQPLTSSLYHYEDVSFFEDLSEGDQNDGRIVHFDVKVCVKIHTSMVRNFTVASKCVLQNRMFDPNSENYMLFSKPRSKRFRTLSAFRERFRLFFSCSDFNCAWKWCVNPTTLHIIKCVYLPASLKAYTGLLYIRVQDLNIYLEVLRTTRDIANSCRTNLDQTVIDL; encoded by the coding sequence ATGGACTATAATCCAGATGAGAGTTTATCAGATGGAACTAATGTCGATAATAATGACAATTTCATCCCCTTTCAATGGATTTTACtatgtgtattttttccagCATACACGCTTCTTGTGTTTTATtctaaaacatgtacaaataaagtaaaaaagcCCACGTGCGATTGTAAATACAGCGATGGAATATACACAGTTTCTATCTCCGCTGAAGAACATTGGAATGCACTGTGTGTGATATGTAAATATGTTGCAGGTTATCTTACTGTTCCTTTTTTACTAGTTTCATTGATCATGTCGATAACCACTAACTTGCCCTCTCAGAGATATTTGTTCGAGGTCATAGTTATTGAATTTTTGgcttgtatttttcttttatgctGTTTTTGCCACGGTGGATTTTTTAATTCTACTACATCATGTAAAGAAATTATTCAAGATATAAGGAGACAGAAAGTAGAGTTATTAACATCTTTAGATGGAACAATGCAACCTCTGACCTCTTCTTTGTATCATTATGAAGATGTGTCTTTTTTTGAAGACCTGTCTGAGGGAGATCAAAATGATGGAAGAATCGTTCACTTTGACGTCAAAGTTTGTGTGAAAATACACACCAGCATGGTTCGGAATTTTACGGTGGCATCGAAATGTGTTTTGCAAAATCGTATGTTTGATCCAAATTCTGAAAACTATATGTTGTTCTCCAAGCCTAGAAGTAAACGTTTTCGGACGTTGTCGGCATTTCGGGAACGTTtccgattatttttttcatgtagcGATTTCAATTGTGCATGGAAATGGTGTGTGAATCCAACAACCCTACATatcataaaatgtgtttatttaccCGCCTCTCTTAAGGCGTATACCGGATTGCTATACATAAGGGTCCAGGATCTGAATATTTATCTTGAAGTCTTGCGTACGACACGGGACATAGCGAATAGTTGTCGAACAAATTTAGACCAAACTGTAATAGATTTGTAA
- the LOC128173892 gene encoding uncharacterized protein LOC128173892: MPLGICTDALSHILVCDFKTSTVQMLNKDGQFLSHLLTKSQEIGLPHSLSYDVNTHRLWVGSENNNKVCVYRYITRQDALTYEHTPRPDVDTRYRTPQHNTTHQLKESKSHSRMYL; encoded by the exons ATGCCATtaggaatctgtactgacgcgctgtcacacatcctggtgtgtgatttTAAAACCAGCACAGTACAGATGTTAAataaggacggtcagttcctgtcacatctcCTGACAAAATCACAAGAGATTGGTCTACCACAcagcctgagttatgatgtcaacactcatCGTCTCTGGGTCGGTTCAGAGAACAACAACAAGGTGTGTGTCTACAGatatatcaccagacaggacgctctgacat ACGAACACACACCCCGTCCTGATGTGGACACCCGATACAGGACACCTCAACACAACACAACTCATCAACTAAAAGAAAGTAAATCTCACTCACGCATGTATTTGTAA